AACAGCAGTATCGCAAATCGCGAGGCCCCCCTACACTCCCCCCAGGACCAAGAAGCTCACCGAAGCTTCCATCGACGCGTTGAACTTTAGGAAGCCACTCAAGACACTCCCGTCGCTTGACACGCGACAGGTCATCCCCGAGGATGAGCAAGTTGACTAGCGCAAAGAATGTCGCGGGGACGTTAGCTGGATCCCAGGCTTCATTATCCTTGTTTCGCTTATCTGGCCCAAAAAAGGTGCCTGGGAAACCGCGAAATCCGCCCGAAGGTACCTGGCAGTGATAGAGCCAGTCAATGTACCGTTGTCTTTCATCCGGGGTGGTTTTGCTCTGGAGAACGCCAAGCACGTCCAATCCGGAGAGGGTCAGGTAGGCCAGGAGCATGCGATTAGAGTCATTGGAAGTATAAGCGGACGGGAGGAAAGTCTTCAGGCATCGGAGGTAGTATTTCACATGGCGCTCTGTGTTGAAGGTTGGGTTTGAGTCGGTCATTGTAGAGGATGGTCAGGGGTTTGGACCACTGTGTAGTATGGTAGGAACTTTGCAATATTCCAGTATAAATTTAGGCAAATTGATCAGCATACGTCAAGTCGCAAATCAGATCCAATCCTCGCAGTTGTTGTGTtggcggggggggggggggggggacatCTCGACCGTAGCTGCTTTTTCCCCACATGCGTTGCGGCCAAGGACACTCGGACAAGTTACTTCCGTCTGTGACTTTTAGAACGTCTTTTGTCCACAAACTTGTGCCATTGTGACTCCTCCACCATGGGTTTAATTTCGTCCAAGACTCTAATCCAGGCACATGCCGTGTTTCTAGTCGTGATCGCCGGCTATCTGGTCAAGAGCCCGGAGGTCATCACTGACTGCGATCTGGTATTTATGATGGGCGAAGCTTTAAACATTGTGAGTTGTCACCAGCATTTCCGATTTACAAGGCAATTTCTTCCATGTTGGCAATGGATCTTGCTAGATACAGTGAGTTTGGACTGCTAACACTCATGGTGCAGGACTTTCCATCCCTGTCAAGCCCGCAACAATCCCCCTTCACCTTCTGTGCCATTCTCATCTTTACTGAGGCCCTAGTCGACCTCGTTCTGCTGTCCAACATCCCCTATCATGAAGCTCTCGATGAAGCTCTCCCCTACATCCGGCCCCTCCGAAATAGCAACCTCCCTGCCGAGGATCTGCAGATTCTACAGCGGTTGCCCGAATATATTACAAAGTCCTTGACAATTTACTGGAGCGTCTGGATCGCAGTTGCTGCGTGTCGCTTTGCTGTGTATGCTGGAATTGCGTTCTTTATCTACCAAAGCAGAGGTGACCACCTGGCCTCGTCTTACACAAGCGCTGCGGCTATTGGAGGCTTGGATCGTCTGAAGAACCGAGTGGTCTTTAGCTTTGCTTTCTTCGAAATGATGTTTTGGTTCTGGGTAAGTGGAAACTGTCTTGCTTGGACAGGCTTGACCTGTTAGCCGTTTTTCGTGCTAATCTGCTGCCACAGAACTTTGCGGCCCTCCGTGAGGAGCGTCAGGAACGTCTGACCAAGCTCCTGGAGGACGCCCGTGAAAAATGACCACTTCCATCTGTTCATCGGTAATTCTTTCTATGAGTGTATTATTATTGTGGAATATCCATTCGCCAGTGCGAAGGCGATGGCACTTAGTCACACCGTGTACCCAATCGATTAAAACTATCTCGTGGACAAAAATAAGACACAGGTGCATTCTCAGATCATTCTTGTGTTTCCATTCAttccatcatcatcatgccGACATTTCAATGCTGCTAAACATACTGTTTCCCTCCATAATTACCCATGATGCTTCATTCTAGATCAGAATGGCGAACGCCGCCGCAGCACCAGCAGCGGCCACAAGGGAAGAATCCTTGTGGGAAACCGCAGCGACGCCAGTGCTGGTGGCTGCAGCAGAGGCAGACGAGGCACTGCTCGAAACACTCTTCGAGGCCGTGGTAGAAGCCTTGGTGCCTGTCACAGAAGTCGAATCCGAAGTCTTAGTCGCACCCGATGTCTCGGCACTGGAGTTGGTTCCAGTCTCGGTCGAGTTGGCGCTAGAGCTGGAGCTCAACTTGCTGCTCGAGCAGACCACATCGGCGGGCAGATCGGTCACACCACCCCGGGCACAGATTGACTTGGCAACCTTGATGGTTGCTATGGAGAAGAGTAACGTATCAGCTCACGGTATATTTTCCACTGTGCATTTTACGCTATCCGTCATGTGTAGTCAGATGGAATCTTCCCACTTGTGTACTCAATTGGAGATAGGGAAGGGCGGACAACATACTATCCTGATCCGCCTTGGAGCATTTATCAGCGATGCAGCAGGCGACATCGGCTAGGAAGGACTTGGACTTGCAGACGCACGTAAAATCAATACCGCAGTTCTGGGGGATTGAACCCGTAGCACAGGATTTCTATGGAATAGGTTGTTTAGCAGACGGCCCATTTGGCACAGCCGCATGTAAACTGTAAACACATACCGAGCAGTCGGGGAGATCACCCAGGCCTTGGGCAACGGCAATGGTCAGCAGAGCTGCCAGGGCGAAAAGGATGGTGAACTTCATCTTTGCAGATATGGGGCTGTTGGATGAAGTGTGGTATTGGTCGGAGTGAAAATGTGCCAGGTTTTGTTCTCTAGATCAGGTTGCATGTGCAGGACGTGGTAATACCCCAATAGATAGGTCAAAAATACACTAGTACACAGATCAACAGTACCTTTTCCCCGCAAAACCTTTCGCCTTGCAACTAGCTCCCAAAGAATTCCCCACAAAAGGCGGCACAGAGGCGTTTTTGAATGATTGGATATTAAATATCAAAACTCCTGGGTATTTTACATAGGGGGTATTTAAACGCACCCCACGTCTATCTCGATGGCGAAGCCACGGGAGAAAAGATCTCCGGTAGATGACATGAAAGAGAGATGAAAACCAAGCTAGGAAGCAGGGTTTGACAAATAAACGGGGAAAGGTCCAGGCTTCAGGCACCCAGGAAGCCAGGAAGCCACAAATCCCAACACATCTCTCCCTCCTTCTATATCAAGTAGCCGGGATACCTACCAGTGCAGATGAACATTGTAGAAATCAAAGATGCACCCCACCTTGCCTTCCCCCACTTCTCAGGCGTCTGTTCAAATCGATACCGTCGTTGAACTCCAGAATATGCAGCCAAGATTCAAACTGGTGGCAATTTCCCTCAGCTGACTCCTTCGCATTATCCACTAGTATGACTCGCCACCTGCGCCGTTATGAGGCTGGCCAACTATGGGCGGATAGCCGTAGGCAGATGCATCTTGCTCGGACGGGTCAAGATTGAGATTCGACATAGGGTTGGTGCCTTCAGCATTGGAGAAGCCCGTTGGACGAGCTAGGCCAGGCGCACCTCCGGCCTGGCCACCAACAGGTCCTCCAACTCCATAGCCAGCGCTTGGTGGTCTCTGATTGTCACCGCGGGCAGACTGGGTTTCACGGTACTTGGATAGGTAGATCTTGAGTGCTTCGGCGTAATTTTCGAAGCCAAGCGAGGTCATGGCAAATAGGATGTCTTCGCCGTTGACAGTTTTGCGCTTCTCCTGCTGGCATTTCTCCGATGCTTCACTTGTGATAAATGAAATGTATTCGCTCACACATTCCTGCATACATTCCTTGGCTTCTTTTGCAATCTTCGCATTGTCAGGAAGTGCAAGCTTCATGATACGGGCCACATTGGCAATTGGAAGCCACCGATCCTGCTCCTTCACCTCAAACTCGCCTTGGTGTCCCTGCGCGTCGTGGTGATCCTTGTCTAAGTGTTCTTGCTCTTCTCCTGATTGCGTCTCCGGGTCAAGATCGTGTTCTTTTGAAGGAGAAACGGACGACATGATTAAAATGGGGTTGAATAGATGTAGTGGATCTTGGGTGTTGTGTCAGTGCTTGTGCGCGTGCTCGCTGCACAGTAGTCTTAGGTGAGGAGAGCGTGGACCCGGTGATTGGgatttgatattgatgagGGGTGTAGGTCTTCAAGGACACGGATTCGACTTCAATGAGGGATGTGATAACGTCGTAGCCGCTACTGTGGAAAATAACGCGCCACCCAACTTGGGAGTCTAGCTAGCTCTCGAAGCCATTGATGGTGATGTGACTTATCATCACATGACGTGTCACATGACAGTACACTATCACGTGCTGGTAAGGATGCTTGTGCAGCGAAGtttctcatcttcttctgttttGATGAATATTCTAAAAGGCAACGTCTGATTTTAAATGCGAGACTACGGTACTGGGGCCTGGACCAGGAGCCGTTTGTGTAGAACCAATCGATGTGCCTCCAATGGTTTTGAATTCGAGACCATCTCGTATTGACATTTCACAAAATTACCTAGAGGTCTGGGCGTAACTGTGGATGTTTCAGTTTGGGGGCTGTGGCATTTACTTCCCAACTATATTCCAAGTGCAGACCTCTCCCGTCGCCTTGTTTCTACAATGCTTCACTTCcacgcccccccccctattTTTAATAAGAGGACGATGACTCGGGTTGTACGACTTACACTCTATACCAATCGCAAGGTTCAAATGGGAAGTCTGCAATCCCCCGGGTCAGCACAAGTGGGTTTGTTTCCTCCACAGTGGGCCAGTCCCTGATCTCATCAACACCGAACTTGGGGGGTTGAGCCTGTGTGCTACAAAAGCAAAACCACTTCTTTGAGTTGTTTCCTTATCGACTGCAGAGATCTATCTGTATCTCGGTCGAATATTGGATCAGCGGCCAAGCACAAGAATGATGCCTCGGTCTAAGCTTAGAAGCGCCGACAATGGGACCGTAGGCCAGCTTTCTCCGCGTCCTACTCGTACCATCCTGTAAGCTATTAAATAAAAAGGACCTTTGGTTGGCTTGAACGAATTGAATGGAGCTTTGAGTGTGCTATATTGAATAAGCAAGGATTTGAAATTTACCTCAATCACATTCGAAACAATGGCGCTGCAGGTTACGCCCACACTCGGGTCTTAATGTACATATCGACCGAGCTGCTTATCTTTCCTAGGGTTAGTCCTTATATTTAGTCCTAAAATTTAATCCTAAGTGTTGACCTCTCACTTTTACTTAAGTCAACTATATATCCCTATTGGCCCCAAGAAGCTTTCACACGTAGCTTCCTTGTTTGGAGGGTCATGGGAGTTTGAGCTcacatactccgtaccccTCCAGACAATGTTTTATTTTCTATTAAACCGCTACATTACCTCAAGGCATACAAGCACCGCGTCGTGAGTTTCCTACAATCATGGGTCTTGGGGTGCTGGAAGATACGAAGCTTGCCCATGTTCCAGGTAAGATTCCCTTAGCTTTGGCGCAATCGAATCCAACATGGTTCATCACCACTTCCAACTCCAGGCACTTCTGATATCTACGAACAAAACAACGATGCGAGCGACCAGATCCCAGGCGCCTCAGGCCTCAAATGCGATTGGTCGGGCAGCCGGCCGATAATCCTCGTCCCGCAACCGAGCGATGACCCAAACGACCCATTGGTAGGTTCCAGAAGAGCACCGTATTCTAGGACCTGGTTCAATAAGCACAAAAGTGCTGACCCAAATGGTTCCATTAGAACTGGCCGTTATGCCGACGCGATATGATCCTTGCTATCCTCTCATCCGTAAGCATCCTTTGCACAACCGTAAGCTCCATCCTAGCCGCAAATACAGTTACCATCGCAGATTATGAGGAAATCACGTTCACAACAGCCGCTCTATTGACGGGATATCACCTCTGCGGTGTCGGTGTGGCGGGCATTCTCATTGTGCCAACGGCTCGAGTCTGGGGTAAACGTCATCTATTCCTGATCGGGCATGTCTTGATGATCATCAGCTGTATCTGGGCAGGGGTTAGTTGTAAGAACAAGAATAGTCTCATGTGGGCACGGATATTCCAGGGTGTTGCACTGGCGCCGTTTGAGGCGTTGGTCAATGCCTGCGTTGGGGATCTTTATTTCGTTCATGTAAGCTAGGCCTTTTTTCTCCTGCAGATTTGAGACCTGATGAGATTGATTGAGAACATGCAGGAACGAGGGAAGCGAATGGCTGTATCCAATGTCGCACTGTTTGGCGCGGCCTTCCTGACTCCCGTTGTGGTAGGCAAGATCACCAAGTCCATGGGTTGGCAGTGGTCTTTCTACTTTGTGGCAATTTTCCTAAGTGTTTCATTGCCATTGATGTTATTTTTTGTCCCTGAAACTGCTTTCCGGCGTTCTGATTACTTGAATACCGACTTCAAGCGAAGCAGCGAGCATGGCGAGTCCATGGAGTCTCATGTTTCGCTCAGTGGAGCTTCCACTGATGGTACTAGGGAGCCCGGACCAGGCTCCAACGGTCTGAACGGAAGCTCGAAGGCCGAAGCCACAATAACAGTCTCTGAGAAATACTCCTTCGCTCAGTTGCTTAGGCTTTTCGATGGACGAATGACAGATGAAAGCTTCTTCAAGCTGCTCCTTCGTCCATTCCCGTTGTTCTTCCATCCAGGCATCTTCTGGGTAAGCAACACACTTTGCATTTAGTTTCACAGACTGACGAAGGTTTAGGCTTGTCTGATCCaaggtgttgtcattggatGGACGGTCTTCGTCGGTGTGGTTCTAGCAATTGTATTTCTGGGACCGCCTATGTGGTTCGAGGAAGACAAAACTGGATATCTTTACACAGGTGCCTTCATCGGTTCTGTTGTGGGCCTCATCCTGTCTGGTCTGCTTTCTGATTCCATGAACAAGTTGATGGTCCGGCTCAATCGCGGCAAATACGAGCCTGAATTCCGGATCTTATTGGTGGTCCCCCAGCTCATTTTCTGCGGCATCGGACTCTACGGGTTCGGATGGACCGCAGATGATGCGATGCAATATAGCTGGCTGCTACCAGATGTCTTTTTGGCATTCTTGATCGTCGGCATGGTGATGGGAGCCGTTGCTGCTTCACTCTACATCGTCGATGCTCATCGTATGTGGACTACCAGGTCTTAGGTGGAAGTGATTGCTGACAATAATAGGCGAGATTGCCATTGAGGCTTTTACTTGCATGCTTGTTTTCAAAAACATGCTCAGTTTTGTTCTGACATTTTTCGCCTACAAATGGTTTGCTCACGGAGGAATCAAACATACCATGATCATCATCGGTAGCATTCAAGTGGGCATCTGTCTATTGAGCATCCCCATGTGTAAGTCTTGCCAAGTGTATgactttgatcttgattCTTTGCCTAATTAACCGATTTTCCGGTGTAGATGTCTTTGGGAAATGGAACCGGTCTTTCTTTGCCCGTCATGACATCCTCGAGATGCTTCATCTCCGTTGATGTGCTGGTAACGTTGGAATTCTTCGGCAGTTCAAGAAGTGGATATTCATGATCATACGTGACAAGAGTGATAGAGCAAGCATCTGCTATGAGACCTATATCATTTTACTCAATTCGACACAAATATCGGCTGAATCAACAAATTTACCGATCCTTTGGGCTCGCTAGGTGACGATTAATCCGTTGACAAAAATGAGCACTTTTACAATAACAACGGTTGTTGAATGTAGTAAGAAACTGTTGCTTTAACTAGTTTATACAAGTGTTTTTTGCATGTATAGCCCGGATCCGTCCACAATATCTACGCGGGTTTGACTTAATGCATAACAGATGAACATCATAGCCATAGTAAGGGTTGGCCATGACTCTCTTCCGGCTAACAATCATTTGATGCACAACACTCTCAAGGCATACATCAGTGGAAAGATCTATCCGTTGATGAGGAGCTACGTCTGGCCGCACATCCTGGTCCGTGGCCACTATGCTCGAAGTGCCCCCAATGCACATATTTCGCCAACCGAGAAACATGGGAAACGATTCAATTGTCACCAACCAACAGCCGTTATCGTCGACGATCTAACGCTAGAGATCAGATGTTTCACTGGACGAGACTACGTGCCACATTGTGTTCTAGAGTATTTGTTGCTGATATTTTCCATCACCAGAACATGCCTTACCTTTCTAAAATAAAAATGAAAGCGTGTTAAATCCTCTGAAGATGATACAGAATCTCCCATAGGAGACTAGTTATTTCCTTTCCTCCTATCTCCATCAGCACACAGAAGCCCACTACAACACATTACATTGTGCCTTGATGATCTTGTCTATCAGATCATAGATATCAACGGTTAGGAAGCGCCATTTTCACCATTAGGGCAATCCCATCTCGAACACACCTCAAGGGACACACGATAAGTGTGACCCAAGCCTCGACTCGTTCAGGGAATAAGAAAGCAAACCGACTCTTTCTCTCACAGCGGGTTTTGTCTGTTTCCGGATGGAATAATGCTTGGTGATAACGCTTGCTTAGCCTCAAGAAAGGCGAGAATTACGCAAGTTTTCACTTAATCAAAGATACTATACACTTTTTGCATAGGAAATCAAAAGGGATCAGCGCAAATTGAAAAAGGCTTCAGGATTCCAATGGAGCACATCCACTCTGTGTGGGCCCTGATGTCCATTTCTGCCTAGGGGCCCCCTAAACGTTCAcattggtttttgttatggtctagtgaTACAAATGGCAGGAATTTTTTTCTCACAATTTCCTCCCCATCGCAGAAAAATTATGCCTTATGATCCATTGTATATAATGCAGCATTTAGACAGACCCTCGTGGTGAGACATTTACGGCTCGCAACGCTACCACCGCTTGATTGTCCGAAAACATCATAGCCTTATTTGAAGTCTCCATAAAAGGGTCTTGAGACAAACACCGAGATTGAATGAAGACATAGGAAACTAAAGACGAAGCAAGAGAAACATACGAAAAATTCGTACGGAAATAGTTTAGATTTCGGTGCCATCGGTCATACTACAAGCCTTTCACGGCTCCTCGTTATGGTACACTCCTACTTGATACGAGCAGTGAAACTAGTGGGAGGGAGTCGATTTGCATAGCAGTAAGGTTGACCTTTGTCATTCATTCTCGTAAATAGAGAAGCATAGTTTATAGAGAATGGCTGATCTGGTTTTCCTGGTACAGCCAACAGATGGATTCGACACTAACCCTATGAGTCCTAAAGCCAGCCTGATCATTGCAGAGAACAATCGAAGTCCCACGGAGATTATAAGTGGGCGAAACTAATCGATTAGCAAATTGTCCGACGTGATCTGGCTCAGTCATGCCGCGTTAGCCAAGTCTACCGGTAGCTCCATGGCAAATCCGAAGTACCTGGTCCAGTGACACATCATCAATGCGGATGCTTTGAATGTTATGAGAACTGTGTGTGGTGGCCCTTGTCTGGCGTGGCCCAGAAAGGTCTTCGACATCAGTCAAAAGAAGGAAGGCGGCGTGTTGATCAACCGGAATGAATTGGCCTTGTTGAGTACTCCCAACGGTAGAGGAGCCGCTTGGCTTCTGATCAATAACAAGCAGTACCTAGGAAAGAAACCCCCGATGTCCGTTACAGCTGATACGAGCTCGATATTGGATGAGAACGGCAACGACCAGCCATGACATTATATGATCTTTCAGTTCAGTTCCTGGTTCTTCACATCGCTAGCTAGATACTGAAACACGGCTCACGTATAGAGTTCAGAGAGAAGCTCGAATGGATGATACCTGATATTCATTCTATAACTAACCGTTCCTCTGCTACCCTCTCCGTACATTCCTGATTCTCCATCTGTATCCGCGCCTGTATAAAAATCAAACCCCGATAATCTCGCTCAGTGCCCCAGGCAAACAGAGAACGTCGAAGCAGATGTTTCCATGAATGACGAAGAATGGTCTCGATCCATAAATTCGGTAAGACTAGTATCTGCCAAGAAAGGCTGGCGTAGCTTCAGGGCCATGCGGAATGGATGGTGCAATTTGTGGCGCATGATGGGGGTTTGTTTAAGGATTGATTCAACCAGACGAATCGCTTCAGGATCTACCTCAGTAGTGGCGTCGCCTAAAAAAATGCTCACATAGTTAGAATGTTGAGACGTCCTTTTTGCCTTGGTGGCTTGATTACCAAGCCCCCCACTCTAGCTATAGTTATAGGTAGCTTCCTGTTTAATAGTCGACAACAACTCCTCTCTCCTCTCTGGTAGTCCGATCATTACTTAATGACACTTGATTTGGGACGATGTGTACAATAGTCATGTCCCCGAGTACACCATCGTGGACTTCAAATGAGAATGAGTGCCATCAAAATGTATCTATTCTACTCCTGTGGAAATTTTTGATGGGTCACCCGTTTCCTATCCCGATGGTCCCATTATTCCCAGGGTTGGGTTAAAATTGGCAGAAAATTGGCAGAAAATTGGCAGAAAATTGGCAGAAAATTGGCACGATGAAAATGTGTAGTATGGTACAATGAGATGTAAATCTCTTAAGCGATGGGCCTTTTCGTTATCTGCTGCTGGATAACTCTATGAGATATCCAGCCGCCGCTCGCAAGTCGGAAACAGCGGTAACTCGTTTATAGCACAGGGTTAATACTGTGCAAAGTGCAGGCCTATAGTACATTCATATGTCCTATCAATAGTAAGTGGCGGTGACTAGGAGCAATACTAGGACTGGTGGTACGTTGTGCGGGGTCCTGAGTCATGATCCATTGGACTCCATGTCTTAGCCGTGAGAATTAGATCGAAGCGTGAAATGCATACACCGGAATACTACATCGGCATGTTTGATGGGGGAGTGCATGACTTTTCAAGTCTCTGCATTAATCTAGACCACTTCAATGAAATGCAGCTAAAATCACTGTGTGGTTGATCAAATCCTTGGCAATGGTGCCTGATTAAGGCTCTCAAGGACCCCTTGGTACACCACTGCCCGATCACTTAGTATAGCTGAGTGTTATCGTCACGATTTCAATCCTGCAACGTGGAGGATTGGGGTATCTATAACGTAGAACGAGATCAAACGATGTAGATCAGGATTCGTTCAGACAATGATTCAAGTCCTCACGTCACCACCGAAAAATGGGCCTCCGCTCGTTCAAAAGCGGAATCGTCACTCCACTTAGATCTTTGCCTAGCGCCCATGGAGCTCGAAGCACTCCGTAGCTCCGGGACAGATCGAGGTTCCCCACAAAAAAAATCTTAAAATCCCCCCAATCCCCCAAGGCGATGATGCAATGGCTTTCCAATCGACGTCACGGGGATGAAAGAAGCTTTCCGGACTTCCATTCCACATCATATAGTTTTGTTCTCTGCtatcctctttttttttcattcccCATGACTTATGTTTTATCTGTCTTTGTTGCAGTTCCTAAATCATGGCAACTGTGCAAGTGACTCGCCAGTCCCGGCTAGCAGATGACGGTAAGATGATCGTGCATCCAATCTACGGTCGGATCGCTAACCTCACGTGAGATAGCCGCGACAGCTGCTCTGTATGTGACACATCCTGAACGTAGGGCATCTTTGCGCGCCCCGACTGCAACAAATTCCCAACACTTAAGTGAGTTTCATCCCTCGAGACGATAGACGAATACACCCCAGCTGACAATGCGCCTTGCGGCAGGCTCACGCGCCGGCAGCGGTGCTCCAAACCTCAGCCACGCCTCCGCGGCCTCCGCTCTCGCACACGCGAACCGCAAACCTGTTGAAGTATGGCGTCCCCCGACTAGACAGCCTGCCGCGGAGAAGGCAGCCCTATGCGTGAAGGACTACGCTCCACCCCAGCAACCCCAACCTGCTACCGGGCATAGTACGGAGGGACTGGGAGCTGCTATGATCGCCGTGCGGGAAAAGAGAGCCTCGGTGGACCAGGCCCCTACATCCGCTGGCCACAGGCGTGGCAGCTCGGTGACCGA
The nucleotide sequence above comes from Penicillium digitatum chromosome 1, complete sequence. Encoded proteins:
- a CDS encoding MFS transporter, putative, whose product is MGLGVLEDTKLAHVPGTSDIYEQNNDASDQIPGASGLKCDWSGSRPIILVPQPSDDPNDPLNWPLCRRDMILAILSSVSILCTTVSSILAANTVTIADYEEITFTTAALLTGYHLCGVGVAGILIVPTARVWGKRHLFLIGHVLMIISCIWAGVSCKNKNSLMWARIFQGVALAPFEALVNACVGDLYFVHERGKRMAVSNVALFGAAFLTPVVVGKITKSMGWQWSFYFVAIFLSVSLPLMLFFVPETAFRRSDYLNTDFKRSSEHGESMESHVSLSGASTDGTREPGPGSNGLNGSSKAEATITVSEKYSFAQLLRLFDGRMTDESFFKLLLRPFPLFFHPGIFWACLIQGVVIGWTVFVGVVLAIVFLGPPMWFEEDKTGYLYTGAFIGSVVGLILSGLLSDSMNKLMVRLNRGKYEPEFRILLVVPQLIFCGIGLYGFGWTADDAMQYSWLLPDVFLAFLIVGMVMGAVAASLYIVDAHREIAIEAFTCMLVFKNMLSFVLTFFAYKWFAHGGIKHTMIIIGSIQVGICLLSIPMYVFGKWNRSFFARHDILEMLHLR
- a CDS encoding Extracellular membrane protein, CFEM domain; translated protein: MKFTILFALAALLTIAVAQGLGDLPDCSKSCATGSIPQNCGIDFTCVCKSKSFLADVACCIADKCSKADQDTTIKVAKSICARGGVTDLPADVVCSSSKLSSSSSANSTETGTNSSAETSGATKTSDSTSVTGTKASTTASKSVSSSASSASAAATSTGVAAVSHKDSSLVAAAGAAAAFAILI
- a CDS encoding Increased loss of mitochondrial DNA protein 1, with amino-acid sequence MGLISSKTLIQAHAVFLVVIAGYLVKSPEVITDCDLVFMMGEALNIDFPSLSSPQQSPFTFCAILIFTEALVDLVLLSNIPYHEALDEALPYIRPLRNSNLPAEDLQILQRLPEYITKSLTIYWSVWIAVAACRFAVYAGIAFFIYQSRGDHLASSYTSAAAIGGLDRLKNRVVFSFAFFEMMFWFWNFAALREERQERLTKLLEDAREK
- a CDS encoding CCAAT-binding factor complex subunit HapC — protein: MSSVSPSKEHDLDPETQSGEEQEHLDKDHHDAQGHQGEFEVKEQDRWLPIANVARIMKLALPDNAKIAKEAKECMQECVSEYISFITSEASEKCQQEKRKTVNGEDILFAMTSLGFENYAEALKIYLSKYRETQSARGDNQRPPSAGYGVGGPVGGQAGGAPGLARPTGFSNAEGTNPMSNLNLDPSEQDASAYGYPPIVGQPHNGAGGESY